Proteins encoded in a region of the Atopobium sp. oral taxon 416 genome:
- a CDS encoding PTS glucose transporter subunit IIA has translation MGIDTVKIEGKGSTHSVKAGERVKAGQPLVIFDDDKALDVD, from the coding sequence ATGGGGATCGACACGGTCAAGATAGAAGGTAAAGGGTCCACCCACTCTGTGAAGGCAGGGGAGCGTGTGAAAGCCGGCCAGCCGCTTGTGATCTTCGACGACGATAAGGCCCTGGATGTGGACTAG
- a CDS encoding lysylphosphatidylglycerol synthase transmembrane domain-containing protein, with protein MATNPNKKKKLSAQAEAENSNRERISSVRRSAVFLAIVAIVYIIYLVLSGQYQSFVDAMGSLDTSWVIAACMSYVVYYIFGVLAYVISVIKDPKCPLGVRDLMSVEATGLFFSNLTPNGAGGAPAQIYRLMRSGLSMGDAGAVQYTRFVIYEAGEGVFAALMLLFRGQWFVNTYADAAWLVALLLFGFKVIECTVLILVCMFPKVVTKAGLAILRFLRRRKWLKPEHDERWTEIVTVQVGRFSTGFRSASSNVGEMVLTMVVTLLQLSCLYALPWYVLHAFGQEADLLTCLTAGSILELLTSAIPLPGGTGGAEGGFAVLFGAMFGDSNVAAGYVVWRAVEYFLPVLAAMPLMTLRSDNPDSINHRWNAFKRRVKNGNYRPRFGRPSAGGISINPNTLKPKKSNVKTKK; from the coding sequence GTGGCGACCAATCCCAACAAGAAGAAAAAGCTTTCTGCCCAAGCTGAAGCGGAAAACAGCAATCGCGAGCGTATATCCTCAGTTAGGCGCTCAGCGGTCTTTCTTGCTATCGTTGCGATCGTCTACATCATCTACCTCGTCCTCTCAGGCCAATACCAGAGCTTTGTGGACGCGATGGGCTCGCTTGATACCAGCTGGGTCATCGCGGCCTGTATGTCCTATGTGGTTTACTACATCTTCGGCGTTCTCGCCTATGTAATCTCTGTTATCAAAGATCCCAAGTGCCCGCTGGGTGTGCGGGACCTGATGAGCGTCGAGGCCACCGGCCTCTTCTTCTCAAACTTGACCCCGAACGGGGCAGGTGGCGCCCCAGCGCAGATCTACCGTTTGATGCGCTCCGGGCTCTCCATGGGCGACGCAGGCGCGGTGCAGTATACCCGCTTTGTGATCTATGAGGCGGGCGAAGGCGTCTTCGCGGCGCTGATGTTGCTCTTCCGCGGGCAGTGGTTTGTGAACACCTATGCGGATGCGGCCTGGTTGGTGGCGCTGCTGCTCTTCGGCTTTAAGGTGATCGAGTGTACCGTGCTGATCCTGGTATGCATGTTTCCCAAAGTGGTGACCAAGGCAGGGCTTGCAATCTTAAGGTTCCTGCGCAGACGCAAGTGGCTCAAACCCGAGCACGACGAACGCTGGACCGAGATCGTCACGGTCCAGGTCGGCCGCTTTTCCACCGGTTTTAGGAGCGCCTCCTCCAATGTGGGGGAGATGGTGCTGACCATGGTGGTCACGCTACTGCAGCTCTCCTGCCTCTATGCGCTTCCCTGGTACGTTCTGCACGCCTTCGGGCAGGAGGCGGACCTCTTAACTTGCCTCACCGCAGGCTCCATCCTCGAGCTTCTGACCTCCGCGATCCCACTTCCGGGCGGTACCGGCGGCGCAGAGGGCGGCTTTGCGGTGCTCTTCGGTGCGATGTTCGGGGATTCAAATGTCGCCGCCGGCTACGTCGTGTGGCGTGCGGTGGAGTACTTCCTGCCGGTCCTGGCAGCGATGCCACTCATGACGCTCAGATCGGACAACCCGGACTCGATCAACCACCGCTGGAATGCCTTCAAGCGCAGAGTGAAGAACGGTAACTATAGGCCGCGGTTTGGCAGACCTTCTGCAGGTGGCATCTCGATCAACCCCAATACGCTGAAGCCGAAAAAGAGTAATGTCAAGACCAAGAAATAA
- a CDS encoding HRDC domain-containing protein yields MSGFWPISGILRQTSPATTTAACAPKLAATPRARAHRVNPKTRAKKTTRRVGRDSEELFEALRVLRMRLVRKQGVVPYIVFSDAILRAMVKKRPHTKRGFLGIPGASRTAGYADSVHTKRGFLGIPGAGNIESARYGNEFLKELARWDMHQR; encoded by the coding sequence GTGAGCGGATTCTGGCCTATTTCGGGGATCCTCAGGCAGACCTCACCGGCAACAACCACCGCTGCTTGTGCTCCGAAGCTTGCGGCAACCCCACGGGCACGCGCTCATCGTGTCAATCCGAAGACGCGTGCGAAGAAAACCACAAGAAGAGTCGGTCGTGACAGCGAGGAACTCTTTGAGGCGCTCAGGGTACTGAGGATGCGGTTGGTGCGCAAGCAGGGCGTGGTACCCTACATAGTCTTCTCCGATGCGATCTTGAGAGCGATGGTGAAGAAGCGTCCCCACACGAAGCGTGGGTTTTTAGGCATCCCGGGCGCATCTCGCACAGCAGGTTATGCAGACAGCGTCCACACGAAGCGTGGGTTTTTAGGCATCCCGGGCGCCGGCAATATCGAATCGGCTCGGTACGGCAACGAATTCTTGAAGGAACTGGCACGTTGGGACATGCATCAGCGTTAA
- a CDS encoding helicase-related protein — MPVQDRAAARRAFRNDEAKVIVATNAFGIGIDKSDVRYVINLGLPLSLEELLSGSRESGTQWETLRLYLPVE; from the coding sequence ATGCCGGTGCAGGACCGTGCTGCCGCACGGCGTGCCTTTAGAAACGATGAGGCGAAGGTCATTGTGGCCACAAACGCCTTTGGGATAGGAATCGATAAGTCGGATGTCCGCTATGTGATCAACCTCGGATTGCCCCTCTCGCTTGAGGAGTTACTATCAGGGAGCAGGGAGAGCGGGACGCAATGGGAAACGCTCCGACTGTATCTTCCTGTGGAATGA
- a CDS encoding glycosyltransferase, whose amino-acid sequence MPQPHVSVIVPVYNAHKTLMRCVDSILTQEYRDLELILVDDGSTDDSGELCDAVTERDKRVHVIHKPNSGVSDSRNRGMKAAAGTYIQFVDADDWITPDATKLLVRSIEEYPVDMAIADFYRVVNTRVARKSDIDTDTVITREQYADLMMESPSDFYWGVLWNKLYKHSIIEQHSIRMDPSISWCEDFIFNMEYVLHTKTIYPLHVAIYYYEKSKSSLSSQGVNLANTIRMKLNVIEYYKNFFQQIMGEEDYEARRPDIYRFYIDSASDGGVLPRPLSAKLGTERITVDVNPNLTINAQSELFLTNRLLDRYLDTTAEEHDLDLIDARVLLYLRDCPYPKTVHEISEYCGKTTGQVTRSIQKLRVRNMLKITTEKEKTLNKKGKKVTQRRQRFTLTDEAQPVMQSIDQALQDFDSARFADLTQEQRSQAKTIEHLTDRALRQTFLPPAGACRIW is encoded by the coding sequence ATGCCACAACCACATGTTTCCGTCATAGTCCCCGTCTACAACGCGCATAAGACTTTGATGCGCTGCGTCGACTCGATTCTCACACAGGAATACCGTGACCTCGAACTCATACTCGTCGACGACGGCTCAACCGATGACTCAGGGGAGCTCTGCGACGCGGTCACGGAGCGCGATAAGCGCGTACATGTGATCCACAAACCTAACTCCGGAGTCTCCGACTCCCGCAACAGAGGGATGAAGGCGGCAGCCGGTACCTACATCCAGTTCGTCGATGCAGATGACTGGATCACGCCTGATGCCACCAAGCTCTTGGTGCGCAGCATCGAGGAATACCCAGTTGATATGGCGATCGCGGACTTCTACCGAGTCGTGAACACCCGGGTCGCACGGAAGAGCGACATCGATACCGATACCGTAATTACCCGTGAGCAGTACGCGGACCTGATGATGGAGAGCCCCTCGGATTTCTACTGGGGCGTGCTCTGGAACAAGCTCTACAAGCACTCGATCATCGAGCAGCACTCCATCCGTATGGACCCCTCGATCTCTTGGTGTGAGGACTTCATCTTCAACATGGAGTATGTCCTGCACACGAAGACCATCTATCCGCTGCATGTAGCGATCTACTACTACGAGAAGAGCAAGAGCTCACTCTCCTCCCAAGGCGTGAACCTCGCCAACACGATCCGCATGAAACTCAACGTAATCGAATACTACAAGAACTTCTTCCAGCAGATCATGGGTGAGGAGGACTACGAAGCCCGCCGCCCTGATATCTATCGCTTCTACATTGACTCCGCAAGCGATGGCGGGGTACTCCCCCGGCCCCTAAGCGCCAAGCTCGGGACCGAACGGATCACGGTCGATGTAAACCCTAACCTCACGATCAACGCGCAATCAGAACTCTTCTTGACCAATCGTTTGCTTGACCGCTACCTCGATACCACCGCGGAAGAACACGATCTGGATTTGATCGATGCGCGGGTTCTGCTCTATCTGAGGGACTGCCCCTACCCTAAGACCGTCCACGAGATCAGTGAGTACTGCGGCAAGACCACCGGTCAGGTGACGCGTTCCATCCAAAAGCTCAGAGTCAGAAATATGCTCAAGATTACCACGGAGAAGGAAAAGACCCTTAACAAGAAAGGCAAGAAAGTCACCCAGCGCCGCCAGCGCTTTACTTTGACCGATGAGGCGCAACCAGTGATGCAGTCTATCGATCAAGCCTTGCAGGACTTCGACAGCGCACGGTTTGCCGATCTCACCCAAGAGCAGAGAAGCCAAGCCAAAACAATTGAACACCTGACGGATAGGGCCCTTAGACAGACCTTTCTCCCCCCAGCCGGGGCTTGCCGCATATGGTGA
- a CDS encoding DegV family protein has protein sequence MELRIVCDSSSNTYELEGADYRCVPLTVTLNGEDYADVEDLNLDNFYAAMSLCNGPSTTSCPSPSIWLKAYEGADRVLAITLSSRLSGSYNTAQLAASEYTEQNSEAEVAVLDSRSAGEELVLLAQEAQRLATSDEGYSLSQIIERLHEYRKHTHVLFTLSDLSHLARNGRINPALARFAHTLDIHILGTGNTEGMIEILRKCRGQKKALRAGIREIQLHHYTGKKLYISHVQNEAGAYTLEHALREVWPEADITIQPCHALCSYYANLGGLIVSYVDSKTAPKHPIDQMSLPNLPINPLHLMKDDSE, from the coding sequence ATGGAACTCAGAATCGTGTGTGACTCCTCCTCAAACACCTATGAGCTGGAAGGCGCGGACTACCGCTGCGTTCCCCTGACGGTCACGTTGAACGGAGAAGACTACGCAGATGTTGAGGATCTCAACCTCGATAATTTCTATGCCGCAATGTCACTCTGTAACGGTCCGAGCACCACGAGCTGTCCCAGCCCTTCGATCTGGCTCAAGGCCTACGAGGGGGCAGACCGTGTCCTGGCAATCACCTTATCTTCGCGGCTTTCCGGCTCCTACAACACCGCACAGCTGGCGGCCAGCGAGTACACGGAACAGAACTCCGAAGCTGAGGTAGCGGTGCTTGATTCCCGCTCTGCGGGCGAAGAGCTGGTACTGTTGGCCCAGGAGGCCCAGCGTCTGGCAACCTCTGATGAGGGCTACTCCCTCTCACAGATCATCGAGAGGCTCCATGAGTATCGGAAACACACCCATGTGCTCTTCACACTCTCAGACCTCTCCCACCTGGCCCGCAATGGACGCATCAATCCCGCCTTAGCCCGCTTTGCCCACACCTTGGATATCCACATCCTGGGCACCGGCAACACGGAAGGCATGATCGAGATCCTGAGAAAATGCCGGGGCCAAAAAAAGGCGCTCAGAGCTGGGATCCGTGAGATACAATTGCACCACTACACTGGCAAGAAGCTCTATATCTCCCACGTACAGAATGAGGCGGGTGCCTACACACTGGAGCACGCCCTGCGTGAAGTGTGGCCAGAGGCAGATATCACGATCCAGCCCTGCCACGCCTTGTGCTCCTACTACGCGAATCTAGGCGGTCTCATCGTATCCTATGTGGACAGTAAGACTGCACCGAAGCACCCGATCGATCAGATGAGCCTCCCGAATCTCCCCATCAATCCGCTCCACTTGATGAAAGACGACAGCGAGTAG
- a CDS encoding GntR family transcriptional regulator: MFQKYEGVPLHVQVADFARDKIYSREWGVNEPIPSEHELMDMLHLSRGTVQKGIRALVDEGLLVQQRGRGTFVVKPVVTNPSGNRLLSFAESMKARGVEYTTKVVAKRTEPAKEACAHALGIDKGDRYFYLARLRSVQGKPVMLIESHLNLQQVPGIDKIDFEHQPLFAAVEQSTGHSIGRSDQVYCACVAGKMRGHWLECDEKAPVLNTEQWVTLDNGHVFEWDLVWMPANRCQISVRTNRMH; this comes from the coding sequence ATGTTCCAAAAATATGAAGGCGTACCCCTGCATGTACAGGTCGCGGACTTTGCGCGCGACAAGATCTATTCGAGAGAGTGGGGCGTCAACGAACCGATTCCATCAGAACATGAATTGATGGATATGCTCCATCTGTCCCGTGGCACGGTCCAGAAGGGGATACGTGCCTTAGTTGATGAAGGACTACTCGTACAACAGCGCGGACGCGGTACCTTTGTGGTCAAGCCGGTCGTAACGAATCCTTCAGGCAACCGCCTGCTTTCGTTTGCAGAGTCGATGAAGGCGCGGGGTGTCGAATATACGACGAAGGTCGTCGCGAAGCGGACTGAACCTGCTAAAGAGGCTTGTGCCCATGCGCTGGGTATCGATAAAGGGGATAGGTACTTCTATCTTGCACGGCTACGTTCGGTGCAGGGTAAACCCGTGATGCTGATTGAGAGCCATCTAAACCTCCAGCAAGTCCCGGGTATCGACAAGATTGACTTTGAGCACCAGCCGCTCTTTGCGGCGGTCGAGCAGAGTACCGGACACTCGATTGGTCGCTCAGATCAGGTCTACTGCGCCTGCGTGGCCGGAAAGATGCGTGGCCACTGGCTCGAGTGCGACGAGAAGGCGCCGGTACTGAATACTGAGCAGTGGGTCACGCTAGACAATGGACATGTGTTTGAGTGGGACCTGGTGTGGATGCCTGCCAACCGTTGTCAAATCTCGGTCAGAACCAATCGGATGCACTAA
- a CDS encoding transposase produces the protein MRNCIAAAGSRSLKKRVARIMAPIFRAKDTNQVRALFHLAAKMLEKCCPKAAEIWEDAEADALACLDFPASHWKRLRTNNLQERTNQMIKRRTKVVQVFPSQKSLMRLVGSVLAEQDERYRQASATSLRRSSQSSSRSADLLCLPCRRGWQSSGSSPGRQ, from the coding sequence ATGAGGAACTGCATAGCCGCCGCAGGCTCCAGGAGCCTGAAGAAGAGGGTGGCAAGGATCATGGCCCCCATCTTTCGTGCCAAGGACACCAACCAGGTGCGCGCCCTTTTCCACCTCGCGGCTAAGATGCTTGAGAAGTGCTGTCCCAAGGCGGCAGAGATCTGGGAGGACGCCGAGGCGGATGCCCTCGCCTGTCTGGACTTCCCTGCATCCCACTGGAAGCGCCTGCGCACCAACAACCTACAAGAGCGCACCAACCAGATGATCAAGCGCCGCACGAAGGTCGTGCAGGTGTTCCCCTCACAGAAGTCGCTCATGAGGCTCGTGGGATCGGTCCTCGCAGAGCAGGATGAGAGATATAGGCAGGCGAGCGCTACTTCTCTGAGAAGGTCATCGCAGAGCTCTTCGAGAAGCGCAGACCTTCTCTGTCTCCCATGCCGGAGAGGCTGGCAGAGCTCAGGGAGCTCGCCAGGAAGGCAATAG
- a CDS encoding transposase produces the protein METLNLKIPRFRGASFFPDDILEYYQRMDRALIAAVAEMYAMGTSTRKVQRQALEGPGEQHKPKASMPMSRSCWDVPWEILRCPTSGSMPPT, from the coding sequence GTGGAAACACTGAACCTCAAAATCCCCAGGTTCAGGGGCGCAAGCTTCTTCCCCGACGACATCCTCGAGTACTACCAGAGGATGGACAGGGCACTCATAGCCGCCGTGGCCGAGATGTATGCGATGGGCACGAGCACCAGGAAGGTCCAAAGACAGGCTCTCGAAGGACCAGGTGAGCAGCATAAGCCAAAAGCCTCGATGCCGATGTCGAGGAGCTGCTGGGACGTCCCTTGGGAGATCTTGCGATGCCCTACATCTGGCTCGATGCCACCTACGTGA